The Nitrospinota bacterium genome contains the following window.
TTATTATGAGCGAAGGAGAAATGGGCGGCAAAGGAAACATCAGAAAGGCTGAGCAAATGAAGTCTGCTAAGATCATCAATGTGAAAAAGGTCTTCTGGGGAGGATTTAAAGACACCAAGATGCAAATAAATAAATATGTGATATCAAAGATTGAAAGAATACTGAGTCAAATAGAGCCAGACTTTATATTTACGCCTTATTTTGATGACACACATCAAGACCATAGAAATTTATCCCGGGCTACTATCTCAGCCACCAGATATATTCGAAATGTGCTTTTTTATGAAGCCCCAACAACACAAAATTTTACTCCAAATGTGTATGTTGATATCAGCACAGTTTTTGATGGAAAAATCT
Protein-coding sequences here:
- a CDS encoding PIG-L deacetylase family protein, encoding IMSEGEMGGKGNIRKAEQMKSAKIINVKKVFWGGFKDTKMQINKYVISKIERILSQIEPDFIFTPYFDDTHQDHRNLSRATISATRYIRNVLFYEAPTTQNFTPNVYVDISTVFDGKISTLKTHESQVNKTNIEGLNIIEIATSTATFRGVQARVKYAEGFNSLRLFINI